In Podospora pseudopauciseta strain CBS 411.78 chromosome 3, whole genome shotgun sequence, one genomic interval encodes:
- a CDS encoding hypothetical protein (EggNog:ENOG503NU9A; COG:P) — translation MPTLAITNFNIVLSVLGGWISLFGLVSYLMKENFYLSEALISLLAGVAFSPAAANLIKPLEYTLGSEEDLNIVTLSFTRLVLGIQLVLAGVQLPSRYLKKQWRPLLWFLGPIMTAMWLSTALLIWGLVPGIRFLEALVVGSCVTPTDPVLSNVIVKGKFADHNVPKELQDVIIAESGANDGLGYPFLFLGLYLLEVGWGGGDGGVRGAMGQWFGETWGYTILLSVVYGAVVGWGANKLLHWAEERKFVDRESFLVFAISLALFIVGTCGMIGSDDVLACFIAGNAFTWDDWFRLETLDDSLQPTIDMLLNVSVFMWLGAVCPWHEFLVNDGVAPLHRLVVLGILVLLFRRLPWVFAIHKFIPQIEEVRQAIFVGFFGPVGVSAIFYLYITLEFLKTMEPSEEVEHLGHVVKVVVWFLAICSIVVHGLSLPLGKLGFYLPRTLSRGISVTSDGGEFLPPIRNRVSTLVARRPRRNSGEELPATEPPSSDARRSISRIGGNVIPSRPVGGELDVKTIAAGSGGLAMGTDGSSSAVKIDLESPSLPGRTIRFLDESPAIAGPTSAPGSAGTHNADSS, via the exons ATGCCGACCTTGGCGATTACAAACTTCAACATTGTGTTGAGcgtgttgggggggtggatcAGTTTGTTTGGACTGGTGTCGTATTTGATGAAGGAAAATTTTTATTTGAGTGAGGCTT TGATTTCGTTGCTTGCGGGAGTGGCCTTTTctccggcggcggcgaatttaattaagccgcTCGAGTATACTTTGGGATCGGAAGAAGACCTCAACATTGTCACGCTCTCGTTCACCCGTCTTGTTCTTGGGATTCAGCTTGTTTTGGCGGGTGTTCAGTTACCGTCACGATATCTCAAGAAACAATGGCGGCCGCTGCTGTGGTTTCTGGGCCCGATCATGACGGCTATGTGGCTGTCTACTGCTCTTCTGATCTGGGGTCTGGTGCCTGGGATTAGGTTTCTGGaggcgctggtggtgggcagCTGTGTCACGCCCACGGACCCGGTGTTGAGCAATGTGATTGTGAAGGGCAAGTTTGCGGATCATAACGTGCCGAAGGAGCTGCAGGATGTGATTATTGCCGAGAGTGGTGCGaatgatgggttggggtatccgtttttgtttttggggcTGTATTTACTTgaggtgggatggggtggaggggatgggggggtgaggggggcgATGGGGCAGTGGTTTGGAGAGACTTGGGGGTATACGATACTGTTGAGTGTG GTGTATGGTGCTgttgtgggttggggagCGAACAAGCTGTTGCATTGGGCTGAGGAGAGGAAGTTTGTGGATAGGGAGAGCTTTTTGGTTTTTGCTATCAGTTTGGCG TTGTTCATCGTGGGAACGTGTGGGATGATTGGGAGCGATGACGTCCTTGCTTGTTTCATTGCAGGCAATGCCTTCACCTGGGATGACTGGTTTCGATTGGAGACGCTGGACGATTCGTTACAGCCAACCATTGACATGCTGCTGAATGTGTCGGTGTTCATGTGGTTGGGGGCGGTTTGCCCATGGCATGAGTTTTTGGTGAATGATGGGGTGGCACCGCTGCATCGGCTGGTTGTTTTGGGAAttctggtgctgctgttcaGGAGGTTGCCATGGGTGTTTGCGATCCACAAGTTTATCCCCCAGATCGAGGAAGTCCGCCAGGCGATATTCGTGGGTTTCTTTGGCCCGGTAGGGGTTTCGGCGATCTTCTATCTCTATATCACATTGGAGTTCTTGAAGACGATGGAGCCAagcgaggaggttgagcatTTGGGGCACGTGGTCAAAGTTGTGGTATGGTTCCTGGCCATTTGCAGTATT GTTGTGCATGGCCTGAGTCTCCCACTTGGAAAGCTAGGATTTTACCTTCCCAGGACCCTCTCAAGAGGAATCTCTGTGACATCTGATGGGGGGGAATTTCTTCCACCAATTCGAAACAGAGTGAGCACACTGGTCGCCCGACGACCAAGGAGAAACTCAGGAGAGGAACTGCCTGCCACGGAGCCTCCTTCGTCAGACGCAAGGCGTTCCATTTCCAGAATCGGCGGCAATGTTATCCCCAGTCGGCCAGTAGGTGGGGAACTAGATGTCAAAACCATAGCCGCTGGCTCGGGCGGGCTCGCCATGGGCACTGACGGATCTAGCAGCGCCGTCAAAATAGACCTCGAATCACCAAGTCTCCCAGGACGGACAATACGGTTTCTGGATGAGTCTCCAGCGATCGCAGGACCGACCTCAGCACCAGGATCGGCCGGGACGCACAATGCTGACAGTAGCTGA
- the SPT23 gene encoding SPT3 Dosage dependent suppressor of Ty-induced promoter mutations-like protein (COG:K; EggNog:ENOG503P07N), with translation MATAGPAALNCELSNMDQPMSAWEPSFDELNNNNNSSSSSNYPSHFMSLMQDFTNEPYPEEYFDSDESPLPSGPDVMDDVGDVFIPLSPSDALPMSQVNLYTSSRNSLADSGSSNGPASTTVTSTSLRNHKDDSVLDGSEIKPEWKTEQTVDGRNGLDGPSFGGAMEPHSDFSSPNSAGYETAQQLSPQTSQADSLMFGNNNMYMPFDFKQTTSDMSLETSRETSPFSPRMPNPQSPQYYHGLPTNTYPPWHPIGMGVNPQMVPVPSQFSGNVGPPLNFNRGLFTQPQPFKLTVDPTPTKSRVETQIPIKLNLTPLPPGIKRIHLPTHTISKPKLLAKPTPEPSPDMLELHVRLVCTSAMQNKDLMKTAMEQARKASKVPRVKPTLPSLQSGDGSDDGPKPQDGGEVTICQNCVSRERKRASRKKIKKVEDEEIWRQDELYRVIVFNTGEVREWEAPKGETDESGQLQVHMVQPGAPWTVEAPMRIACYCRHHTEKLGFQVIFTLTDFRGEFVAQALSPSIMITDDHKTPHAAENALNRQAAVESTVFYPSPPLTNTADRRSSSMSTQLPDQPIQASRLLVRPAPAGPLPGQQPSKKRKQAAARLETALSPVAQLPSTVGPSASSTPSPQYRHMPPAHLGLPPDGMFVSPTGTMAPGQLQMSPGHASGPPTPNHNQPSLFNPNGTANLDNGGAGLYSGTSSLHQSRAPSPTTSMATLTMPAARGGVALSQVAPRNVYASGPANAASNAASQTPVIHKVVPQEGLVLGGYEVTVLGKGFKRGVEVMFGGKPATTTTFWGPESLVCLVPPAESPGAVRITFKDAQLELQGHPVWFTYKDDCDQQAVNLALAILNSKMNGGSGGLYGFAQQIIGRHQESQDSFGAGGGMTGGDGSYTGRPTGANLDGQLLNVLEMIDLDDSPHSARFNLRTRATGQTALHVACYLGLHRFVAGLLARGANPDVRDKAGYTALHMASLKNRPDIIRLLTSHGADSTLRTLSGLTAADVAKSPAAIRAINRFESHTRSRSGVSLHSRVNSALNLAKALPAPESKDAESDNSLKVEADDGEESPEYSTFATTEESDAASENADEEDEWLDMRETNSITPAPPADDAPRRQRRGTDGLGGLALPTAAMTAFRDHMTTQFQQLQQAMQLNILQNLPMPYIPQMPDYQAAVMQRLASMVPNLGGPRPESNVEDVSSIKELWHALSSMATSAQPAPIQAPPAYSEIFQQDTYDKKQSSAVQAAAEAEADVKCAALYDEAGPSTQEALTVTAPVVEAEEQFSDEDAAFIEIGPKNAITEAQRERILRARAERMKRLSGDRNLFFIWIPLLVLMMCAMFYSSLPYWGSTIREVITNVRVPQGAVLGQLV, from the exons ATGGCCACGGCAGGACCGGCCGCCTTGAATTGCGAACTGTCCAACATGGACCAACCAATGTCAGCCTGGGAACCCTCGTTTGATgagctcaacaacaacaacaacagcagcagcagcagcaactaTCCCAGCCACTTCATGTCGCTGATGCAGGATTTCACCAATGAGCCGTATCCAGAAGAATATTTCGATTCCGATGAGAGCCCTCTTCCCTCGGGGCCTGATGTCATGGACGACGTGGGGGATGTCTTTATCCCCTTGTCCCCTTCTGACGCTCTTCCCATGAGCCAGGTCAACTTGTACACCAGCTCGCGGAACTCGTTGGCCGACTCGGGCTCCTCCAACGGGCCAGCAAGCACAACGGTTACTAGCACATCATTGAGAAACCACAAGGATGATTCAGTGCTGGATGGGTCCGAGATCAAGCCAGAATGGAAGACGGAGCAAACTGTCGACGGGCGTAATGGTCTTGACGGGCCAAGTTTCGGAGGAGCGATGGAGCCTCATTCAGACTTCAGCTCCCCAAACAGCGCCGGCTACGAGACAGCCCAGCAACTATCGCCGCAGACGAGCCAGGCCGATTCTCTGATGTTTGGCAATAACAATATGTACATG CCCTTTGATTTCAAGCAGACAACAAGTGACATGTCACTCGAGACTTCGCGCGAAACATCTCCTTTCTCCCCACGAATGCCCAACCCCCAATCGCCGCAGTACTACCATGGTCTACCAACAAACACCTACCCACCATGGCACCCAATCGGCATGGGTGTAAATCCGCAGATGGTGCCTGTTCCATCACAGTTTTCTGGAAACGTAGGGCCACCACTCAACTTTAATAGGGGGCTTTTTACCCAACCGCAACCTTTCAAGCTTACTGTAGACCCAACGCCTACCAAGTCCCGAGTCGAGACGCAGATTCCGATAAAATTGAACCTGACGCCACTCCCTCCTGGTATCAAAAGGATTCATCTTCCAACACACACCATCAGCAAGCCAAAGCTCCTCGCCAAGCCTACCCCAGAGCCGTCTCCAGACATGTTGGAGCTGCACGTTCGGCTTGTTTGTACAAGCGCCATGCAGAACAAGGACCTCATGAAGACAGCCATGGAACAAGCACGCAAGGCATCCAAGGTACCTAGAGTGAAGCCGACTCTACCGTCCTTGCAGTCCGGAGACGGAAGTGATGATGGACCAAAACCTCAGGATGGCGGGGAAGTCACCATTTGTCAAAATTGTGTGTCGCGAGAACGGAAGCGGGCCAGTCGCAAAAAGATCAAAAAggtggaagatgaagagatTTGGAGGCAGGACGAGCTATACCGAGTGATCGTTTTCAACACTGGCGAAGTCAGGGAGTGGGAAGCCCCCAAGGGGGAGACGGACGAATCAGGCCAGTTGCAAGTGCACATGGTGCAACCAGGAGCGCCGTGGACTGTCGAGGCACCGATGAGAATCGCGTGTTACTGCCGGCATCATACCGAAAAGCTGGGCTTTCAGGTCATCTTCACACTGACGGATTTCAGGGGAGAGTTTGTCGCCCAGGCCTTGTCACCCTCGATCATGATTACCGATGATCACAAGACTCCCCATGCCGCCGAAAATGCATTGAATAGACAGGCTGCCGTCGAAAGCACAGTTTTCtacccctcacctcccctgACCAACACAGCAGACAGGCGCAGCTCATCGATGTCTACGCAGTTGCCTGACCAGCCGATCCAAGCTTCTCGCCTCTTGGTACGCCCGGCTCCGGCTGGACCCCTCCCTGGACAGCAACCgtcgaagaagaggaagcaggCCGCAGCACGGCTCGAAACGGCCCTGTCTCCGGTAGCACAACTGCCATCGACGGTTGGCCCCTCGGCTTCgtcaacaccatccccccaGTATCGACACATGCCACCTGCACATTTGGGGCTCCCCCCTGACGGAATGTTTGTGTCACCCACAGGGACAATGGCCCCAGGCCAGCTGCAAATGTCACCGGGGCACGCCAGTGGTCCACCGACgcccaaccacaaccaaccGTCGTTATTCAACCCGAACGGGACCGCGAATCTGGACAATGGAGGTGCCGGTTTATATTCTGGAACGTCCTCGCTCCACCAAAGCAGAGCCCCCAgccccaccacctccatggCAACCCTTACTATGCCCGCAGCACGTGGGGGCGTGGCTCTTTCTCAAGTTGCACCCAGAAATGTGTACGCTTCCGGTCCAGCCAACGCCGCCTCGAACGCCGCTTCACAAACTCCAGTCATACATAAGGTGGTACCGCAGGAGGGCTTGGTACTGGGAGGGTATGAGGTTACTGTGCTAGGCAAGGGGTTCAAGAGGGGCGTGGAAGTCATGTTTGGCGGTAAgccggcgacgacgacgacattcTGGGGCCCTGAATCTCTTGTGTGTCTAGTGCCACCGGCCGAATCTCCTGGTGCCGTGAGGATCACTTTCAAGGATGCTCAACTAGAATTGCAGGGACACCCCGTGTGGTTTACGTACAAGGACGACTGTGATCAGCAAGCTGTCAACCTCGCCCTTGCTATCCTCAACAGTAAGATGAATGGAGGGTCTGGTGGTCTCTACGGATTTGCGCAGCAGATCATCGGAAGGCATCAGGAATCGCAGGACAGCTTTGGGGCTGGAGGCGGGATGACTGGAGGGGATGGATCATACACTGGCCGACCAACTGGGGCAAACCTCGATGGTCAGCTCCTAAACGTTTTGGAGATGATTGATCTCGATGACAGCCCACACTCGGCTCGGTTCAACTTGAGGACGAGGGCGACGGGTCAAACTGCCTTGCATGTCGCGTGCTATCTTGGCCTTCATCGCTTCGTCGCTGGTCTTTTGGCTCGCGGAGCAAACCCCGACGTGCGAGATAAGGCCGGATACACAGCGTTGCACATGGCGTCTCTCAAGAACCGGCCAGACATCATCCGCCTCCTGACTTCGCACGGCGCGGATTCCACACTGCGGACACTGTCGGGTCTGACTGCTGCGGATGTGGCCAAGTCACCAGCCGCCATTCGAGCCATCAACCGCTTTGAATCACACACGCGCTCCCGCAGCGGCGTCTCTCTCCATAGCAGGGTCAACAGTGCACTCAATCTCGCAAAGGCACTGCCCGCACCCGAAAGCAAGGATGCAGAGAGTGATAACAGTCTCAAGGTGGAGGCCGATGACGGCGAGGAAAGTCCAGAGTATTCGACATTTGCGACCACGGAAGAGAGCGACGCGGCTTCTGAGAATGctgacgaagaagacgagtGGCTCGATATGCGCGAAACCAACAGTATCACACCAGCTCCACCGGCAGATGATGCACCCCGTCGGCAGCGCCGTGGTACTGATGGTCTGGGTGGGCTTGCTTTGCCGACAGCCGCCATGACTGCGTTTAGGGACCACATGACTACTCAGTTCCAGCAACTGCAGCAGGCTATGCAGCTCAACATCCTGCAGAACCTACCAATGCCGTACATCCCTCAGATGCCAGATTACCAGGCCGCTGTGATGCAACGGTTAGCCTCGATGGTTCCCAACCTGGGCGGCCCTCGTCCAGAGTCGAACGTGGAGGACGTTTCCTCTATCAAGGAGCTGTGGCACGCTCTCTCGTCAATGGCCACCAGTGCTCAACCCGCGCCAATCCAGGCACCACCAGCGTACAGCGAAATCTTCCAGCAAGATACTTATGACAAGAAGCAATCGTCTGCGGTTCAAGCtgccgccgaggccgaggcagATGTCAAGTGTGCCGCCCTGTACGACGAGGCTGGGCCCTCTACTCAAGAGGCCCTGACTGTCACGGCCCcagtggtggaggcggaggaaCAGTTCTCGGATGAAGATGCCGCTTTCATCGAGATTGGGCCCAAGAATGCCATCACTGAGGCTCAGCGGGAAAGGATCTTGAGGGCGCGCGCCGAAAGGATGAAGAGGCTGAGTGGGGATCGGAATCTGTTCTTCATTTGG ATTCCTCTTCTCGTCCTCATGATGTGTGCCATGTTCTACAGCAGCTTACCGTACTGGGGCTCCACCATCAGGGAGGTCATTACCAACGTGCGTGTACCTCAGGGTGCTGTTCTTGGCCAGCTGGTATAA
- a CDS encoding hypothetical protein (EggNog:ENOG503NWHT; COG:A): protein MDEEENSIHRILDAQEPIVKELVRGEVEHGVLIPLKTTLELRDDYVTAKVLITRVPLKTANPAIMMLRELLSEEVVKCFPHLRRCAKPCDLPAHIKAKFMNESPDTRQIHTGKSNWIYIIAGPESMLNKEEVRQELTKLDGMEGEEVFISSIPVPMVAPASQVQAAMWSQQFWPAVYRKNNPLGPHPSMIARSTDEISDDAAIWMSLAHQVAHQSEAKGYGEAMGACVIQREEDKTTIVALAGDARWCQRGKCGDGGNPMAHCVMRAISMVAQKLVRCENRQTRTNPEPILEYECFQDKPLFEDERKVFELEHPSPDGYLCHGLEMYLTHEPCVMCSMAILHSRMGKVVFRHRMPLTGGLSAEDRGCGHPSLGGADGGRGLGLFWRRELNWSLIAWEWESGGCMRPLEVDKAIHA, encoded by the exons AtggacgaggaagagaatTCTATCCATCGCATCCTTGACGCCCAGGAGCCTATTGTGAAGGAGCTTGTGCGTGGGGAAGTCGAACATGGGGTCCTCATCCCACTAAAGACGACACTGGAGCTGCGAGATGATTACGTGACGGCCAAAGTTCTGATCACTCGCGTGCCTCTGAAGACAGCCAACCCCGCAATCAT GATGTTGCGAGAGCTACTATCCGAAGAGGTGGTTAAGTGCTTCCCTCATCTTCGTCGATGCGCCAAGCCTTGCGATTTGCCTGCCCACATCAAAGCGAAGTTCATGAACGAGTCCCCAGATACCCGACAAATCCATACCGGAAAATCGAACTGGATATACATCATTGCAGGGCCCGAATCCATGCTgaacaaggaggaggtcagaCAGGAACTGACCAAGCTCGACGGcatggagggcgaggaggtgtTCATCAGCAGCATCCCCGTCCCTATGGTTGCACCTGCTTCCCAGGTTCAGGCTGCTATGTGGTCACAGCAATTCTGGCCCGCCGTATACCGCAAGAACAATCCTCTTGGACCGCATCCTTCGATGATCGCCCGCAGCACGGACGAGATCAGTGACGATGCGGCCATTTGGATGAGCCTCGCACACCAAGTCGCCCACCAGTCCGAGGCCAAAGGCTATGGAGAGGCCATGGGCGCTTGCGTTATCCAACGAGAGGAAGACAAGACGACCATTGTCGCCTTGGCTGGTGACGCTCGTTGGTGCCAGCGAGGCAAGTGCGGAGATGGAGGCAACCCCATGGCACACTGTGTCATGCGTGCCATCTCCATGGTTGCCCAAAAGCTGGTTCGATGCGAAAACAGACAAACTCGGACCAATCCGGAGCCCATTTTAGAGTACGAGTGCTTCCAGGACAAGCCCTTGTTCGAGGATGAAAGAAAGGTCTTTGAGCTGGAACATCCCAGCCCAGACGGCTACTTGTGCCACGGTCTCGAGATGTACCTGACACACGAGCCCTGCGTCATGTGTTCCATGGCGATACTCCACTCTCGCATGGGCAAGGTTGTCTTTCGTCATCGTATGCCGTTGACGGGCGGGCTCAGCGCGGAGGATAGGGGTTGTGGTCATCCCTCACTTGGGGGAGCCGATGGCGGTCGTGGTCTTGGCCTGTTTTGGCGCCGGGAGTTGAACTGGAGCTTGATTGCCTGGGAGTGGGAGTCAGGCGGCTGCATGAGGCCTCTAGAGGTGGACAAAGCCATCCATGCCTAG
- the PCF11 gene encoding mRNA 3' end processing factor (COG:A; EggNog:ENOG503NXC6) yields the protein MEDHGDEVAADFREALQDLTTNARFEIVTLTNIARENADHGLAISEVLTNHIKEAPASKTLPALYVLDSIVKNVPTPYALYFGPKLYQIFMGSYTKVDNATRRKMDEMLKTWKEPVAGSISKKPVFPLELVRPIENALLAARNAYMEQAKFQTHLMRGRPAGPPARDTPTPPMGRAYQPPPPPPPHGQPPYQGPPNGQYPPPGEQAYPMRSGNTPNGVPNRATPPQPAPSAGPYAHYQPPPNQGPYGVPPAPGINIDKLKDDIQQLIELDRAGFAQNMHDASKQNRLKALLDLQKVVQSQNLPQEQLMIISDQVAKLAVNMRAAQAQPPPSYPPALPPPYNSHTPTPPVVTQQFAPPPVVAAAPPPSVLPQLPAVLAAALGRPASNVAPVPVAAAPPPPVRPATTAGGAAPGTLSLDAILGQGALAALLAAKKPATPQQSSTAPVPPAAAVPPALAALRSPPQQAAPFQPPPAPPVAQQQPPAAAANPLTQNPSALLAMLRQSGLLGGTPGVPTPPPAIPSLPPPDPNIITLTPASLKFPRLHLLPYLLDHLGPPCSQCGRRFPTTEEGRKKKTQHMDWHFRVHQRVAEAEQRGQHRSQFVSELDWIQSHEEPDVDYNAPSGGGGSGDGDGSESDDNDWSAAVKGGRRKKNEKKKRWITAPDEGDGTGTGTNKVCPICQEKFQSRYLEEVQDWVWMDAVVVGSGQGRRVFHGTCWDEVNTGGEGEGRGRGQW from the exons ATGGAAGACCACGGCGATGAAGTGGCGGCCGATTTCCGTGAGGCGCTCCAGGACTTGACCACCAATGCTCGCTTTGAAATCGTCACATTGACCAACATCGCCCGAGAGAACGCCGACCATGGTCTGGCCATTTCAGAGGTCCTCACAAATCACATCAAAGAG GCACCCGCCTCCAAAACCCTACCCGCCCTCTACGTCCTGGACTCGATCGTGAAGAATGTTCCGACTCCCTACGCCCTATATTTCGGCCCCAAGCTCTATCAAATCTTCATGGGTTCCTACACCAAAGTCGATAACGCGACACGGAGAAAGATGGACGAAATGCTGAAGACATGGAAGGAACCTGTAGCCGGGTCCATCTCCAAGAAACCGGTCTTCCCACTTGAATTGGTCCGACCCATTGAGAACGCTCTACTGGCTGCCCGCAATGCCTACATGGAGCAAGCCAAATTCCAGACCCATCTCATGCGAGGGCGTCCGGCCGGCCCGCCTGCCAGAGATACGCCGACACCTCCTATGGGCAGAGCttaccaaccaccaccaccaccaccaccacatggACAGCCGCCATATCAGGGACCACCTAATGGACAGTACCCGCCGCCTGGAGAACAGGCCTATCCCATGCGCTCCGGGAAC ACACCCAATGGCGTCCCTAACCGTGCTACGCCACCGCAGCCTGCTCCATCAGCCGGGCCATATGCTCACTACCAGCCACCTCCCAACCAAGGTCCCTATGGTgttcctccagctccaggAATAAACATAGACAAGTTGAAAGATGATATCCAGCAGTTGATCGAGCTGGACAGGGCGGGTTTTGCCCAGAACATGCATGATGCTAGTAAACAAAACAGACTGAAGGCTTTGCTGGATTTGCAAAAAGTAGTCCAGAGCCAAAACCTGCCTCAGGAGCAGTTGATGATCATAAGCGATCAAGTTGCTAAACTTGCTGTAAACATGCGCGCTGCCCAGGCGcagccaccgccatcataTCCTCCTGCTCTGCCACCACCATACAACTCGCAcaccccaacacctcctgTTGTAACTCAACAGTTTGCACCTCCCCCAGTTGTTGCcgctgctcctccaccttctgTACTGCCCCAATTACCAGCGGTACTAGCGGCGGCTCTGGGACGTCCGGCATCAAATGTTGCTCCCGTGCCCGTGGCagcggcaccaccaccaccagtccgTCCGGCAACCACCGCAGGAGGTGCCGCTCCGGGAACACTATCTCTCGATGCGATTCTTGGCCAGGGCGCTCTGGCTGCGCTTTTGGCGGCCAAGAAACCTGCCACCCCTCAACAGTCATCTACTGCGCCGGTtccgccggcggcggctgtACCACCTGCTTTGGCCGCGCTGCGATCACCACCGCAACAAGCAGCTCCAtttcaaccaccaccagcaccaccagttgctcaacaacaaccgcccgCTGCGGCAGCCAACCCGTTGACACAGAACCCATCGGCTTTATTGGCTATGCTACGGCAGTCCGGCCTTCTCGGCGGCACCCCCGGCGtacctacaccaccacccgccatcccatctctcccACCCCCGGATCCGAACATCATAACTCTCACCCCTGCCTCTCTCAAATTCCCCCGCCTGCATCTGTTGCCTTATCTCCTCGATCACCTCGGCCCCCCCTGCTCCCAGTGCGGCCGCCGCTTCCCCACCACGGAAGAGGgcagaaagaagaagacgcaGCACATGGACTGGCACTTTCGTGTTCATCAGCGTGTTGCTGAGGCTGAGCAAAGGGGTCAGCACCGGTCGCAGTTTGTGAGCGAGCTTGATTGGATTCAGAGTCACGAGGAGCCGGATGTGGATTATAACGCCCCCAGCGGCGGGGGCGGGTCAGGAGACGGGGATGGGAGCGAGAGTGATGATAATGATTGGTCTGCTGCGgtaaaaggggggaggaggaagaagaacgagaagaagaagaggtggaTCACCGCGcctgatgagggggatgggacggggacggggacgaACAAGGTCTGCCCGATCTGCCAGGAGAAATTCCAGAGTAGGTAtctggaggaggtgcaggaTTGGGTTTGGATGGatgcggttgttgttggatctgggcaggggaggagggtgtttcATGGGACTTGTTGGGATGAGGTTAATactggtggggagggggagggcaggggcaggggacaatggtga